The sequence below is a genomic window from Paenibacillus sp. DCT19.
ACGAGCTTATCTCATGATGTAAGAACACCTTTGACTTCTTTAGTTGGCTATTTAGAAGCAATTCAACAAAAGTTTGTTACAGGCAAAGAAAAAGAAGAATATCTTGAAATCGCTTTAAACAAAGCACATCATTTGAAGGGTTTTGTTGAAGCTTTATTTGATTGGGTCAAACTTGACGCAAAAGAGCAAGTTTTTAAACTTGAACAACAGGATATAAACGAATTTACTCGTGATATATTAGTGAATTGGATATCAACTTTTGAGGAAGAAAATTTAAAATATAGTATTGATATTTCTGAAGAAGAATGTTTTATCCAATTAGATCCAAATGCTTATACAAGAATTATAAATAATTTAATTCAGAATGTTATTGAACATAGTGGGGGAACCAGTATTGATCTACAAATAAGTGAAAATGAACAAAGCGTTATGATCCAGATTAGTGATAATGGGAAAGGGATCTCTCCTCATGACCTGCCACACATATTTGACAGACTGTATCAAAGTGACGAATCTCGTTCGACTAACGGAAATGGTTTAGGGCTTGCTATTGCGCGAGAACTTGTTCTTTTGCATAAAGGAACAATCCATACTCAAAATCAATTGTCTGGTGGTACAACATTTATAGTAAATCTTCCGAAAGCTCTTTAATTATTGAGGGCTTTTTTATTATCAAGAAACAAACAAGATTTCAGCAAGGTTTTGGCAAGTTTTGTTTGATAAACTTTAATTAAAAGGAGGGATCCGTATGACAGAATATATCATAGAAACTAAACGACTTACTAAAAACTATAGGGATCAGAAAGCTGTAAATAATGTGAATATGCATGTGAAAAAAGGACGTATTTACGGTTTACTCGGTCGTAATGGTGCTGGTAAAACGACAATTATGAAAATGATTTTAGGGTTAACGTCTACCTCTTCTGGTGAGGTAGATGTATTTGGTAAGAATATTAAAGGTAGAGAAAAGCAGGTATATCCCAGAATTGGAGCGATTATTGAAACCCCTGGATTTTATCCAAACTTAACTGGAACAGAAAATTTGAATATTTTTGCAAAATTACGTGGTACAGCTGCTCCTAATGCTGTGAAGAACGCATTGGAAGTCGTAGGATTACCATATAAAGATAAGAAGCTGTTCGCTGAGTATTCCCTCGGCATGAAGCAGCGTCTGGGTATTGCTAACGCTATTTTGCATGACCCAGAACTATTGATTTTGGATGAACCCACAAACGGTCTTGATCCTATCGGTATTGCAGAAGTTAGAGATTTTATTAAGAAGTTGAGCGTTGAACGTGGAAAAACGATTCTTATTTCTAGCCATATTCTTTCAGAAATTTCATTACTTGTGGATGATATTGGAATTATCGACAATGGTATTCTGTTGGAAGAAACCAGTATGGATGAACTTAAACGAAAAAATGGCAAGTACATTCTGCTTCAAGTTTCTGATGCTGCTAAAGCTAGCTTGATTTTGGAGCGTCAATTCGATTTGAAAAATTATTCTGTGCAAGACGATCATACGTTGCAAATCTACGATAATTCTCTGGATATGGCTTCTGTTAATAAGGCTCTTATAATGGGAGATGTGTCGGTTATTAGTTCCCAGCTCTGTAATGATACTTTAGAGGACTACTTTAAGAAAATTACGGGAGGAGATGGCATTGCTTAAACTTATTCAAATCGAATTTTTTAAGTTGCGACGCAGAAAATTTGTTTGGATGATGCTGTTTTCAGCTCTTATCATGCCATTTTTATCATACTTACTATTTAAATATGCGTGGAGTACAGGCGGTGACCCTGTACAGTTTTATAAATGGTCGGCGTTCGGACTTACACTTTTTATTGTCTTGCCTGTTGTTTTAGGAATACTAAGCACAATGCTAATGTACAATGAAAATCAATACGATATGCTTAAACAAATTTGGATTGTGCCTGTCAGCAAAATGAGGTATTTCTTTAGTAAATTTTTTGTGGTTCTAATTTATTCTATTTGCTTCATGATTGTTACAGCTTTAGGTTCCGTTATATTTAGTATACTTCTTGGCGGCCTTGCATTGGATTGGCAAAATACTTTGTTTTTGATAAGAAAGTGTTTGGAGATTGGTGTTATAACAGCTTTTGCTATGTTGCCGATCCTGGCAATTTCTACCACGCAAAAAGGATATATTCTTCCCGTTGCTATAACCCTAATTTATGCTTTTCTTGGTTCGATTATAGTGTCGATAAATATGTATATACATCCTTTATCTAGTATGGCATTGATCGTTGCTCGAAACGGAGATATTCCAGGTCTGAATGATACACAGGTAATTAGCATTCCTTTGGCGTTTTTTAGCATTTTTGTCTGGGGGATTGGTTCCGTTCTCCTTGCAAACGTTGCGTTAGCAAGAAGAAAGTGAGGTGTTCATCATGCGAACATTACTTTGGGCGGAACATCAGAAGATTCGGCGTTTAAGTTTTGTTTGGATTGCAATTTTCGCAACAGTTATGGTGGCAGTTATTGTGTTTTTATCCGGATTAACAGACAATGACGGCATCAGAGATATAGATACTGCTGGTTGGTATATGGCTGTGGCTCAGCCACTGGGAACATTTTTCGTTCTTCCAGCGGTTATTGCTCTCTTAGGTAGTTACATGATATGTCGCGAAGAACAGGAGCATACAATTGAATCTCTTCGACTTATCCCTGTGAATGAGGCGAAGTTGACCCTTGCAAAAATGATTATAACCCTCATATATAGTATTCTTTTTTACTTATTACTCTTTGCTATAACATTGTTAACTGAAGCGGGTTTACATTTTTCTGATTTATCCATAGGGATGGTCATGAATTTTTTGAAAGCTTATATTTTGGATGGTCTATGCATATTCCTTGCGATCTCACCTATTATTGCTTTGGTATCGTACATGAAAAAGGGATATTGGATTGCGTTAGTGATCACGGAATTTTATTCTTTTATTGGATTATTTGCGAGTACATCAAATACCCTAAAAGCTTTATATCCTATCACAGCTGTATTTACCATCTCTGGCTACTATGAAGCATCGGCCAGTCAGGTTATTCTTAGTTGCATTAGCTTACTGTTTTGCGTAGGGTTTTCTGCTGTAATACTTGCTAGCATGAAAAAATACAAATGAAATAAATCATCTATCTATCAAATCTAAAAACCATGCTCCAAAAGAGCATGGTTTTTAGGTATCTCATTTACGGAGAAGAAATATTTCGACCCTCTCAAGTAGATCAATATACTTAAAACAAAGTACCCAGATATCTGAAAAGCAACATTAGAATATGTTAACAGATTAGAGGAAATCATGTGACTTTGAAAGAAGAAAGATAAGGATATATAATCCAAAAAACAGCAAGTGTGATGATAGTTAGGTGATTTTAATTGAAGTAACGATAACCTTTGACAGGAAAGGTGGATTACATTGTTTTATGTTAATACAAGAGCAATCATTGAAAGACAAATTGATGATCATATCGAAATTGTGATTCAGAATAGAGTAAAACCGAATGAGCCATTAACAATTGAACTTCCTGGAGGGCGCATCGAACCCTTTGAATCATTAACAGAAGCATTGAGGAGAGAAGTTAAAGAAGAAACGGGTCTAGATATATCTGAAATTGAAGGAGAGGAATTAAGAATAGTTACTGAGGGAAATCACTTTGAAGTAGAATGTGTTAAACCATTTGTAGCGTACCAAACTATAAAAGGGCCAGTGGATTCTCTAGGTTATTATTTTAGATGTAAAGCAAACGGAAAGTTGCTTGAAACGGGAGATGAAACATCAGGGATTAGATGGATCAAGATAAGAGATCTAAAAGAACTATTGGAAGAAAATCCTCTTCAATTTTCAGAAATAGATCGAGCTGGAATACAATATTATATAAACGAAACACTCGTATAGAATTTGGGGAGGCGTGTATCTATGGGGAAAATAGTTGCAATCGGTGGTGGCGAAATGCGGTTTCATGAAACTCTGCCTATAGACAGGTATATCGTTGAATTTTCAAATATTGAAAATCCAAAGCTACTATTTATTCCAACAGCAAGTAATGATGCTCAAGGCTACATTGATACTGTTACGGCTATATATGGTGAGCAATTGGGTTGTACAGTTGATACGCTATGTCTTGTCGATCAAGACATCTCGGATGAAACCATTAAGAACAAGATCCTATCCTCAAATATCATTTATGTAGGTGGCGGAGACACTGTTAGAATGATGGAAATATGGAGAACTAAAAAAGTAGATCAATATCTTAAAGAAGCATTTGCACATAATATAGTATTATCGGGTTTGAGTGCTGGTTCAATTTGTTGGTTTTTGGAAGGCCATAGCAACAGTAGTATAGAAACCAATCGTGATGGATGGTGGGATAGAGAGCAAGTCATAGGACTTGGGCTCATTCCCGCTAATCACTGTCCACATTACAATGAAGTTGGACATGAAACATTTGATGACAATATGTTAGATAAAGAGGTTCCAGGCATTGCTCTTCAGAACAATGTTGCAATTGTAATTGATGGAGATATGTACAAGATAGTAAAGAGCGATATAGAAAGCAAGGCATATGTATTAAAAAAATGTAACGGTACAATGAATAAGACTGAATTGAATAATTGTGATTTCCAACCATTATCAGATATTTTATAACTTCTCATTGAGGAAACTGTCGAGAGCCGAAGAATCTCATTTTGTATATAATAAGTGGCTGACATTTGATAATAACATCGCATTGGACGCTGCGGATCGGCAAGCCAATTTTTGATCCGGAAGGGGCATCTCATAGCAGCGGATTTACAGGACAGATTCTTAAAGGAGTTTCATAATAATGAAGAGAGTCTTATTCGTAATTTTATTGATATGCATTACTTTTTCTATAATTGGTTGTTTAAATAGCAATAAATCTGAAATCATTGATGAAGGTATAGTGATTGGGCAAACTCTCCTCTCATTAGGCGGTGAAGATTCAGATATAACTGAAGTAACCTATAGTATCAATTTACAGAACAAGTTAGGAAAACCAATCTCGATAATAGGGATTGAGCCAGTAATTTCTAAAGATTTATCTGATCGACTAATTGACAATTCTTTGAGAATTGAAGTGAATAAAGTAATCGAAAGTAATGAATCAAAGGATATATCCGGGTACTTCAAGATAGACACAAAAGGTCTTAGTAAACAAGAAATAATGAACTTTGATTTAGCCATCAGGAAATATAAAATACAAACTGAACAATTAGTTAGAGCTAATTAATGAATAAAAAAATAGGAGATGATTACATTGCAGATCAGAGAAGCTACGATTCATGACGCTGAAGGAATTGCAAAAGTTCATGTGGATAGTTGGAGAACGACATACAAGGGGATTATTCCAGAAGAGTTTTTAAACAATCTATCGTATACACAAAGGACTGAATTATGGATTAATAATATCAAGAGAACAGACAGTTTTGTGGTAATAGCAGAGAACACTGAAGGAGAAATCATTGGATTTGCAGATTGTTGGAAGAGAGAGACCAATACGATCCCTGACTCAGGAGATCTAACTTCAATTTATATACTTGATGAATACCAAGGGCA
It includes:
- a CDS encoding sensor histidine kinase KdpD yields the protein MDWIYILLLVLVFCLVVIIYLGTKLLTISEQLIIIEDSLLDIKKGNWNRRILVNENDMTKRICYSINDMAMNSQAQLIQLKQSEQVYKRLMTSLSHDVRTPLTSLVGYLEAIQQKFVTGKEKEEYLEIALNKAHHLKGFVEALFDWVKLDAKEQVFKLEQQDINEFTRDILVNWISTFEEENLKYSIDISEEECFIQLDPNAYTRIINNLIQNVIEHSGGTSIDLQISENEQSVMIQISDNGKGISPHDLPHIFDRLYQSDESRSTNGNGLGLAIARELVLLHKGTIHTQNQLSGGTTFIVNLPKAL
- a CDS encoding ABC transporter ATP-binding protein → MTEYIIETKRLTKNYRDQKAVNNVNMHVKKGRIYGLLGRNGAGKTTIMKMILGLTSTSSGEVDVFGKNIKGREKQVYPRIGAIIETPGFYPNLTGTENLNIFAKLRGTAAPNAVKNALEVVGLPYKDKKLFAEYSLGMKQRLGIANAILHDPELLILDEPTNGLDPIGIAEVRDFIKKLSVERGKTILISSHILSEISLLVDDIGIIDNGILLEETSMDELKRKNGKYILLQVSDAAKASLILERQFDLKNYSVQDDHTLQIYDNSLDMASVNKALIMGDVSVISSQLCNDTLEDYFKKITGGDGIA
- a CDS encoding ABC transporter permease, which produces MALLKLIQIEFFKLRRRKFVWMMLFSALIMPFLSYLLFKYAWSTGGDPVQFYKWSAFGLTLFIVLPVVLGILSTMLMYNENQYDMLKQIWIVPVSKMRYFFSKFFVVLIYSICFMIVTALGSVIFSILLGGLALDWQNTLFLIRKCLEIGVITAFAMLPILAISTTQKGYILPVAITLIYAFLGSIIVSINMYIHPLSSMALIVARNGDIPGLNDTQVISIPLAFFSIFVWGIGSVLLANVALARRK
- a CDS encoding ABC transporter permease, which encodes MRTLLWAEHQKIRRLSFVWIAIFATVMVAVIVFLSGLTDNDGIRDIDTAGWYMAVAQPLGTFFVLPAVIALLGSYMICREEQEHTIESLRLIPVNEAKLTLAKMIITLIYSILFYLLLFAITLLTEAGLHFSDLSIGMVMNFLKAYILDGLCIFLAISPIIALVSYMKKGYWIALVITEFYSFIGLFASTSNTLKALYPITAVFTISGYYEASASQVILSCISLLFCVGFSAVILASMKKYK
- a CDS encoding NUDIX hydrolase produces the protein MFYVNTRAIIERQIDDHIEIVIQNRVKPNEPLTIELPGGRIEPFESLTEALRREVKEETGLDISEIEGEELRIVTEGNHFEVECVKPFVAYQTIKGPVDSLGYYFRCKANGKLLETGDETSGIRWIKIRDLKELLEENPLQFSEIDRAGIQYYINETLV
- a CDS encoding Type 1 glutamine amidotransferase-like domain-containing protein, translated to MGKIVAIGGGEMRFHETLPIDRYIVEFSNIENPKLLFIPTASNDAQGYIDTVTAIYGEQLGCTVDTLCLVDQDISDETIKNKILSSNIIYVGGGDTVRMMEIWRTKKVDQYLKEAFAHNIVLSGLSAGSICWFLEGHSNSSIETNRDGWWDREQVIGLGLIPANHCPHYNEVGHETFDDNMLDKEVPGIALQNNVAIVIDGDMYKIVKSDIESKAYVLKKCNGTMNKTELNNCDFQPLSDIL
- a CDS encoding GNAT family N-acetyltransferase, whose protein sequence is MQIREATIHDAEGIAKVHVDSWRTTYKGIIPEEFLNNLSYTQRTELWINNIKRTDSFVVIAENTEGEIIGFADCWKRETNTIPDSGDLTSIYILDEYQGQGVGKELLKHLFFRFNSLGYQKIFVDVLEDNKTRFFYEYYGAHLSTSVQIKIGGKILNELIYEWDNVNEVLARLTKTD